AAACTAAAGTAGAACTTTTAGCAGAACCCTGAGAGTTCCAGTGCAGATTTTTGTCTCTTTTAGTGGTTATACGATTCTGCATTGCTTAGTCTTCCCATTCTATGTATGTAATGATTTAAATTGCAAGCAAGTTTTCTTCCTCTGAAACCAAAGTCCTTGTAAATTGTCATGAAGAATTGCTGATGCTGAGGAGAATTTGGGTGAGAGTGAAGTACGTGAAGCCCATCTTGCCAAATCCTTGTACTTTATAAGGGTTGGTGAGAAGGTACGGACCTTTTTCTTCTATATTATCTGTGTCCTTGTTCACAAAAACCCTAGTTATGGCGACAGGTTTTAAACCATTACTGATTTATTTCAGGAAAAGGCTCTGGAACAACTCAAAGTTACTGAAGGAAAGACTGTAGCTGTTGGCCAAAAGATGGATCTTGTGTTTCACACTTTGCAGATTGGATTTTTCTACATGGATTTTGATCTCATCTCAAAATCCATTGATAAGGCAAAGAAGTAAGTTCTTTGTTTGTAAGTTCCATTCTGTCATTGGCTCACAGAGTAATCAGTCATGATATTTTACTGTGTTTTTTTACTGATTGAAGCTTGTTTGAGGAAGGAGGTGACTGGGAGAGGAAGAACAGATTGAAAGTATATGAAGGCTTGTACTGCATGGCAACCAGAAACTTCAAGAAAGCTGCCAGCTTATTTTTAGATTCCATTTCGACTTTCACAACTTATGAGTTATTCCCATATGATACATTTATCTTTTATACAGTCCTCACTAGTGTTATCACACTggatcgtgtatccctgaaacaAAAGGTATTCAACTCTATCTTGTCTGCTCTGTTTCCTTACCATCATATCATGATTTCCTCAACAAGAAATTTGACAGGTGGTAGATGCGCCAGAAATCCTGGCCGTGATCGGCAAAGTACCTCACCTCTCTGAGTTCCTCAATTCCCTATACAATTGCCAGTACAAGTCGTTTTTTGTTGCATTCTGTaagttgatatatatatatatatatatatatatataaaacttTTCCAAGCTCATATTGTAGGATTGTTATGCACTATATTCATATCTGACAGTGCTATGGTCTGTGATTGTTTCCAGCTGGCTTGACAGAGCAGATCAAGTTAGACCGTTATCTTCAGCCTCATTTCCGCTACTACATGCGGGAAGTGCGTACTGTTGTCTACTCACAATTCTTGGAGTCGTACAAGAGTGTAACAATGGAAGCAATGGCTGCTGCTTTTGGTGTGACTGTTGATTTCATAGACCAGTAAGTGCTGTATCAGCTGCTGTGGTCCTATCTTTGTAATTCCTGCTAGCATTAATTCTTTTTCTTGTTGCCATTGTATTCATAAGGTCTTCCTTTCACTTGTAGGGAACTGTCACGGTTCATTGCAGCTGGGAAGCTTCACTGCAAGATTGATAAGGTTGCTGGCGTTCTTGAGACGAACCGACCAGATGAGAGGAACGCTTTCTACCAGGCGACCATCAAGCAAGGGGACTTCTTGCTGAACCGCATACAGAAGCTTTCACGAGTCATTGACCTGTAAGAGTTGCTGTTTCTGTTGGAGCTCCTTCAGTGCCCTGCCAATGTTTCCTGCACTGGAAGGGTGGCTCAACTTATCCACCTCGACTTTCATAAGACATGAGCATTGCTCTTCTTGTGTGAGGAACAAATTTCTAAGAGAACTTGTGTTTTAAGCGTGAATTTGCTACATGTATCCCAagggttttttttttagaatgaGGAAGGTGCAGCTCAACCCCTTTGACGTTACTTTTGTGGTGGGGTTTTTCATTTCAAGTCTCATATTTGTGGTTCCATGCATTACATTCTCCGTTAAGATACTGACTTATATACTATGGACACTGGTCCCCTTTTAACCTACATAAAGTGCTTGATTTGTAACACAGAGAATCCAACTGCAATAAGATACAATTCATATCCGCACTGTACAACAACTAACTTTCAACTCCCAAGAAATTAAATCAATATACAGCTGTAACCTTCACTGAATTTTGTGAGATATAGTGAGAAGTCATCACACGTTAGCCGCAAGGAGGTTACACAGTATCTCTTTGCAAAAATAAAGTAAAATAAAATCTGGAGAAATTAAAGAGCAACTCCGGGACATAGATGGCAAAACTTCAGCCTGTGTTTCACTTGTCTGACAACCCCTGGTGCCGAGTGACAATCATTTCTCCGTCTCTGCAAGATGTAAACGGGAGATCACGTGATTAGACTCGGTGTCTGATGGCTACAGAAAGGATGACGATGGGGTTTTTACACAAGTGATGCTGCATTGTTGAAGCAGTCTCAATGTACTTACTGAGTCTCTGCTTCGACGACTTCCGCTGCTTCTTTCGTCTCTTTGAGCGGAACTTCTCTTCTTTGCCTTCTGCTTCCTCTTCTTTGGTTTCAGCAGTTCCTGTGATCTGTGCAAAGGATTCTTTGGCTCCAGCGGTTACGTCTCCAAAGAAGTCCTTCACCTTGTCAACCACAGTTTTGAGCTCGTCTTTCTTTGGAAGCTGAGATCAGGAGTGTTATTTTTCATGACTTGCCAGAATGCTCAGAACATGTTTACTGAAAATGTCATTATTTGCTATCAAAGATGCAATTCCCATACTGATTTGGATGCAACTTTACGAGAACTTTCCCAAGACACTATCTTGACTCTTGAGCTATCTAGTAGTATGCAGGTAATAATTAAGTAAAATCTCTCATAAATTAGCTTGGCTAAAGTAAGATCATAATTGAAACGTAAAAACAGTGGGGGTCTGGTTCTGGGATTTTGATTGTGATAGAACTTGATAAAGTTCAGGAAACATACTTCGATCACATTACTTGTCGTAAGCGCAGACCTAATGTTCCCCTTCTCCTGTTCATGCAAAAGAGAAGTGAGTGCTTAACTGCTTATTAACAAATTCAAAACTTaaccaaacaagaaaacaacttATGCTTCTGTAGTTAAGGCTCGAGGAGAAAATTACCACAACTTTGTAGCCATATCGGAACTCATTTTCGGTCTTCAGCACACGGTATTGCGCTTTTGCCGTGTCGATAATCTCATCCTCATCCTTTCAGACAAACAACAAGGACAGACACGTCAAAGCAGTCAGTTGCTATTTACTAGCACGGTCGTGTGGTTGCCTTGTACAGTTGTACATGGTCTGTGCAAGTACGAAATGGTAATCAAAGATTTAGCAAAGAGCTGCTGATCGCGTTGATTACTTTGTAGATGACGGCAGCGAGGTTCCTGGCGAGCGTGTCCTTGTAGATGTACTTGCCGAGGAAGTTGTCCTTGGCGGCGAGCATGATCTTCGCCGTCGTGCCGCCGGTGATGACGTTGAGCGGGTACCAGAAGTAGACCTGCAGCGGGAGGCACAAAACCTCGGTCACGTGCCATTGAATTCGCAGCAAGAAACCAGATGACTACTACTCCTAGGAAGAAACAGATCGAGGGATGGAGGCGGTCACGGACATTGGCGGTGCGGATGAAGATGACGAAGCGCGGGTTGCCGTCGTCCTCGACCTTGGGAAgctgcggcgcgcggcgctgcTGCAGCATCTGCCGCTCCGACCAGCTCCTCCCTCCGCGGGCCTCCACCACCAACgcgcgcctcgccgtcgccggctgcctccgcggcgccgccctgagGACGAGGCGCCCGGCCACGTCGACGGACGACAGCTGCCCGATGCGCGCCGGCCCCTGCGCCGACGGCGGTCTCAGCGACACGCCGCCCACCACCTCCATGTATGTTGCCACGCTGCCTGGCGCTGCGCGTCACTCGACGGAGCAGGAGAAGATAAAGCAAGCGtatcttcttgtgttcaggagctGAGGACACTACCGACGCGTGGGGCCTTCGTACAGTTGTGGGCCCTAGTGTCAGTGAGAGTTTTGTGATGTTCCTGCGGCTCTCCATTTTTTTCCCCCGGGGACGGTTTAGCTCAGCCTGCGTGGACAGCTTAGAGCATCTGAGCTTAGCCAAATTAGACTAGCTAAATTCTAATTTAACTAGTTATTTAACTAACCATTTAGCATTTCAAAAGATAGGGAACCAACAGCATCTTCAAAATTCTTTGAATCCTAGCTAAATTCATGCTTCTGCTCCCTTCGTGGCATAGGGGAGCTCGACCCCTGGTGAGGGTACCCTCATCCAAGGAGTGGGAGAACAACCGGCATCGAGACtcgagagcgccgccgccggatggtGAGGATCTTCTTCGGCCTGCGCGCCCACAACAACTACATCCTCAACCCCAAGTATGATGTAATGAATCTTGTGACTTACATCTGTTTGATTTAATGTTCTGAACATATAAATTCTGAATTTAATTACTCAATATGCAAAACCGCTAAATGAGGTTATGGCGGGAGCTATATCCCGCCATAGTCTTCTCTTAGCCTCTGAAAAACTGAGCGCTAAACATCTTAGCTTGTTATTTTTAACATTGACAATGACTGTAGCATGAACGAAGGATGCTATGCCAGTTTTGGATTATGCTAGTTTTTTCTTAATGGTAGAATCAAGGCTGAGAATAGCGTGGTCTTGCCTACCACAAAAGCCCAGAAACTTTGTTTccatttttggattttttttggtTGCGCCCTGACAAAAAGAATGCAACAGTGACATCTTTTTCAAAAGTTTGCTAGATGCCCTATCTATATGCAATCTCGTGGAGTTGCATATTTGTTAGTACAAGTTTTGCAGTATCTCCTGTATTGTTTCTGGTTGCTGGTTTTGGCATActataggccctgtttagttcccaaaattttttctgCAGTACCCGttacatcgaatatttggacatatgcatgaagcattaaatatagttaaaaaataactaattacacagtctagctgattagcacgagacgaatcttttaagcctaattagttcataatcggacattaattgccaaataacaacgaaaaatgctacagtatcaaaatccaaaattttcacgaactaaacaaaTATGATTGGGTAGTATAGTTTATCTGTtcatgtgcaaaaaaaaaaaagattcaggAGACAAAAGAGGTAGCGGTGTGGATGGCAAAAAAGGTAGGGCAGTCTATATGGTCACCAGAGAAAGCAAAGGCTTTGCATTCTAGACGATCATCCAtctttgtttcatgcatgtatATGGATGACAAAGAGTGTTAGAATTTAGTGAACATTTAGATAGTTGGCGAGTTTCGATTCATGCATGCTCTAaaattttgcaatttttttattcgtgaTTGTTCATCTGTGTGAAAGCGAAAGCCAAAATTTGGGAAGGTGTTCGTTTTGCACGTATGTGTTTCAGGGATGCAGGCCTCCGCGCTCGTACGCGTGGTGGCTTTGGCGGGTCTGCTCCGGTGAGCCCCGGCTCGTCCTACCCCATAGTTTGATTAATTAAAAAACAGAAGTATTCAGGTCCTCTGCCGACCTTTAGTGCCATACTGCCATTCATCGCGTTCATCAGGGAGCGCTGCAGAAACACCGGTAGTTAAGAACGATATTTTTGTGCCTGATCAGTGATTAAAAACTTGTAAAAACTACAAGTGCATGTAGCCTCTGAAACAGTTGAACCATACCTTGGTCAACGTAGGAAACGGCAGAAAAAATGGTCACTTGCGTCTGCTGATGTGCCTCGAGTCGTTGGATCGAATCAGTTTCGTTCACTCTAATTATTGGCTCTTGAGCTAGCAATGCACAGTATTCTACCGTAAGATTTTGCAATACCAAGGTGCAATACAGAAAACATGTAAGGAAAAATCAGATAAGATATTTGCTCTCAGGTGATACTTGATTCAGGTTACATGCTTGCTTGGCACAGCAACACATACCACGTCAGGATTCAGACATGTCAGTTACAGACCATCACTGCATGGCTACAACTACAGCTATCCTACAGTCCTACTCCTGCTCCATCTGCAGCGCTCTGCTACGCGTCGGCCTTGAGGAAGAGCCCGAGCTGTCGCATGACGCCGGGACGCCCGTACTCCGCGATGCAGAGATCCGTCAGGTCCTGGGGGTGGATGCTCTCGTCGGGCAGCGCCGCCCTCTCCGTCTTCAGCAACTCCCGGCGGACCTTCGCCTTGGCGATCAGAGCGGCCGTGGGGAGCTTCTCTGGTTCCGTACCACTCTGCACCACCTCCGATGCAGGTTCCGGCGATGGCCGCACGGATGTTCCGTTCTCCTCGACGGGAAGGACCGCCTGTGGAACCGGGAGGCTGACAGTCTCGTCGGGATCACTCTCTGAGTCGCTATCTGAATCTGAATCACTTGAAGATGAGCTTCCGGAGTCGCTGCTTGAGCTCGGGGGTGTCTATTTATCGCTTTGTGCGATTAGTTTCGATTCCGTCGCAGAAGCAGGCGGACGGGCATGACGTGCCAGGGGGAGGGCGCGGATTGTAGACCCATTAAGCTGAAGCCCAAAAGGCtaattaattttctttctttgttactttctttatttatttctttattttctctttgttttttttcaccCATTAACTGCACGCAGGCCTATCGCCCAGTTATAAGTATCACAAGCAAGCAAACCGATGACGCAAtcatcaactttttcttcaacCATTAATTGCCCGTCCATGAATTAAATTCTTCTACTATAGTATCAACTTCTGATCTTTCGGCGAGTAAACATTTCAGAATGTTCTGAGTTTCGGAGTCAATGTTCTGGATAATTGCAAGAAATATTCGAAAaaaagttttgaattttttaaaattttcctaAAAATTTTATTTGGAAACATTTTTGAATGTTCCCTTAGAACTTTTTAAAATGTTCTTGAACATTCAAAAAGTTTCCAAACTAGTTTGTAAACATTTCAAAGTGTGAAGTGAAAAATGTTTGAGAGCAACTCACAATGTTCTGGATAATTGCCAGAAATGTCCAGAAAAAAGTTTTGAACTTTTTAAAATGTTCTCGAATAATTTGTTTGAAAACATTTAAGAATGTTTCCTTTAGAACTTTTCAAAATGTTCCTGAACATTCAAAAAAGCTGTAAACATTTCAAAGTGTGAAGTGAAAAATATTTGAGAACAACTCACAATGTTCTGGATAATTGCTAGAAAtgtttagaaattttttttgaacttttTAAAATGTTCTTGAAGAATTTGTTTGGAAATATTTCATAATATTCCATTAGAACTTTTTAAAATGTTCTTGAACATTCAAAAAGTTTCAGAACAAGTTTGTAAACATTTTAAAGTGTGAAGTGAATTATTCAAATTCAATTTGCATAAGAATCAATGCAACGCTttacaactcagacacttacGATGCACGGACACTCACCCCTATAAACGCACGTACGCAAATCCTAcctctatgagcatcttcgaagattgAGCGGCAAATCCTTGAGAATGACAAAGTCACCACATACGTCTTGCTGTCAATGGGACGTCACCTTCCGTTGAAAGCACAACACCATTAAATTCTAGAATACACAGAAAGTCGAACTCAGAACCTAAGGTGCTACCGAGCCTCTTGTAATCCTCACGTTACAGGCGCTTACACTCATCATCAGTATTCAATGCATATAAGTTGATGCCGTTCTCATTTCAGAATAAAAACTTAACGAGAAACTTAAACATATGCACTGAATGTTGGTAGGAGTATACTTgttgagaaagaaaagaaaagaaaagaaaagaaaagaaaagcatggATATATAACTTGCTTATTGCTTTGCTGTCGCCGCAAAGCAAAGCACAGGAAGAAATCGAGAGGCAGCGACAAGCAGGGAAGTAATGGATGGAAGAGCTCGTAACTTCTTCAGTAATTGAGACGTTGAAAGGTAAATACACCTAATCGCTATTAATATGGCCCATATGATAAACGGGCCTTAGAAATTAAAAAGGATGAATACGCGGCGCAGGAAGCGCTTTCTGCGACAGGATCGAGTGTAGTAGCTCGCGCGATGTATAGATTTCCCCCTTGAGCTCGGGCTGCTGCCGGGTTCGCAAGCCTTCTCGAGGGAAACAATAGGGGAGGCTTTCAGGATCGCGACGGGGGAGACGCCGCCGCAGATGTCGATGAGCTCGTTGTCGTCCTCGGTGGTCTCGAGCTCAGCGACCTTGGCGAGATCATACACCTTTGCCCGCTTCGCCGGCGGCGTTTTGATGGAAGCCTCCACCGGCGCTTCCGGTCGTGGTCCGGTGGCGGCCATGGACCGGCCGCTCTTGCCGCTGGACAGGAGCTCCGCCTTCCTCAGGAGCACGTGGAGGgcgtcgagctccgcggccatCCTCTTCCGGAGGTTCCCCAGTGCAGGGCCGACGgacgcctcgacgccgccgcgggccaccTTGGCGCGCTTCGGGCTCGGCGCCGAGACCCGCTcgtcggcgcgggcgcggcgagccgccggcttcttctcccgcgccgctgccgcacaAGTAGCAGTCTCGACGGTCCGCGGCCGCTTCACGAACGCGGGGCgggcgctgggccgcgcgtcgccgccgccgacaggtGCGGCCGCCATCCCGACGACGACGCTGTAGCGGACGACCTTGGTGGTGCACTTCGAGCTGGGAACGGAGAGCTTCCGgtcggtgccggcgccggcgccggcgccggcgcggcggatcaACGACGGCTCCCGCCGCGCCATCGCGGCGCGAGCcgctggtggcggtggtggtgctgctcCCCGAGAAGCAGGCTTCGAGAAGGGGCGGGCGCCGGGaacgggggcggcgcgacggatgGCTCCCATGGTTCGCCGCGGCGCGGGGAGCGAGCAGCAGAGAATCTCGCTCTCGCCGGACGCCGGGAGAATGAAGAGGACCGAGTGGAGTGGGAGGATGGATCTGGAATTGTGGATCGAGGAGCGAGACGGGGATCGGCATGGAGGCATGGAGTGGGGTTTAATCGTCCCCGGGGCGAGGGATTCGAGTCGGAGACGGTGGCCGCCACGCGCTTCCGAGTTCCGATCCGCCGGTTGGAGTCCGAGTCCGACTCCCGGCAAGAACTCGTACAAGAAGCAAGCCTCGCGCCTTGCCTGTTTACCCAAGTTGGCACCAGGAGGCGGGAAGAGGTTTCcgcgacaaaaaaaaaagttggaacAGAACGGGCTGGCCATGAGATTCTCAGCATTAATCTCCCAAGTAATTTTGGAGTCGTGACACGGGCCGACCTGCTGGGTTGCCACGGCCCACGAACTAACTGTGAGAGGAGCGGCAGCAGGCAGAAGCGGGGCGGCCCGGTGCGCCGCAAAGCAAATTTCCATCACACGAAGATAATAATTTAATTGATCTCAAGACTCGAATTCGATCAAAGGGGAGTGCTAAGTTTGAAACATGGGTGATCTCACCCGAATCATTCACAACAGATTTGACGCTCGCAGGTCAAACCACCAGGCTAGGCGTCAACTCGTGCGAATCCTATGTCATGCGGCGATCGGCTCTTCGTCGACGGGGCCACCAACTCCAAGCGCGTCCGAGGTGAGAATAAGATCGTTCAAAATCAAAAGCTAAAGGGCTGTTTGGTTTCACGCCTAAGGCGCCACAGCCTAACCTTAGGCGTGCCAAACATTTTTAGATAAGTGTTTGGTGCTCTCCTAATGTTAGGCTGCCACACTTTCTTAGATACGAATACAGGAGTCCGCTACACTCGCCGCACCTGCGGCACTTGATTCGGACGCCACACATGTGGCAAACTGCTAACTTTAGGCGTGGCGCCTTAGGTAAGAAACCAAACAGCTCCTAAGATTCTCCGGCCAAGTAGCAAGGAAGGACATTTGAACTGGCCCccgtctgaactctgaaccgACCGGGCGATCCGATTCACCAGTCTGGTCATCAGTTCCAATCTCCTCCTGGCTGGCCAAATCAAATCGTTGACAGAATAGGCCGCGTGTATCTTCAGAGTCCATCTTGTTCTCGCCGTTGAGGACCTGGATCCAGTGCAGTTATAACTGCTACTGCAACTTAAGCGGTAGCACCAACATCTGCCGTCCAAAAATGAACCAACGCTCCGGATTGCTGATGGCCCACCTGTACTTCTTTCCCCTCCCAGagtctccttcctcctccgtcCCCTGCATTGAACCTAAGTCCCGCTCCGAGAGGTCCGAGCACAAGCTGCAAAAGCAACTCTATTGCCATAGCTAGCTCATGGTGCTTGCCATGCCGCTGATGGCCAAGCTAATCACCTCCCCTGAGCTATCACTCCTGCAGTGGCAACATGGCAGCCACTACTTGCCGGCCACCAAGTTCGGCAGCTAGCGTCCTCGACGCCCACACGAATAGGCCAACAGTTGTGCACCCAACCATCTCACCCAGCGTGCTCTTGGCCATGTTCAGATTGATTGCCATCAGACACTCTAAGGAAACCTGGCCATGGTTAGTAATGGAACAATGAAACAACACACCTGTTGTTTTGATCTGAACTACAACAATACTGATGCAGCGAGGCTTGGGTTACTTCACTACAGCTTAGATGCGATGCGACCAACATGGAGTGATTTACTTTTGGatttttttggtgctttgtgGATAGACAAGGAAAATCTGGAGCCAAATCGCCGTGGaatgaaggaaaaagaagagTCTTGAGAGGGCAAGGAAGAAGGGGTAGGCCAGCAGTTAATCCGGAGTGTTGGTTCATTTTTGGACGGCAGATGTTGGTGCTACCGCTTAAGTTGCAGTAGCAATTATAACTGCACTGGATCCAGATCCCGCCGTTGATCGCCGGGTATGCGTAGTCTCGTGTTGTTTTCACGAGGTTGACACCAGGGTGGTCACTTCGAAGTCCATCGCCTATTTAGTTTCCGTGCCACGCTATTGAATGGAATTCGGCGCCGATCAATCCTCCAGATCTCGCGCTTCAGGTGAGTGCATCTGGACGTGACGGATTTTGAGGCATCGGGTTGCGTTTGGTACTCTGGGGTTAGGTGTGAGTACGTCTtgctattgttttttttttttgaagaacggGCACAGATTGTGCGTCATTTCTATTAGTAAATAAGGAGATTACAACTAAGCACTCTCAGCGGAGCGAATACAGGTTAGTAAATAGAAAGCAAAAATTGTACACAAAAAATGTGAGAAGGCTCGG
This window of the Panicum virgatum strain AP13 chromosome 1K, P.virgatum_v5, whole genome shotgun sequence genome carries:
- the LOC120707467 gene encoding 26S proteasome non-ATPase regulatory subunit 6-like, whose translation is MDGGAGEEGKQERHLVLAHKLFLLSHPAVDDLSKVALRAEVLDAVKSDDMAPLFESLVAAGVLEPDAALLAEMRGRIDEEIRKLDEKIADAEENLGESEVREAHLAKSLYFIRVGEKEKALEQLKVTEGKTVAVGQKMDLVFHTLQIGFFYMDFDLISKSIDKAKNLFEEGGDWERKNRLKVYEGLYCMATRNFKKAASLFLDSISTFTTYELFPYDTFIFYTVLTSVITLDRVSLKQKVVDAPEILAVIGKVPHLSEFLNSLYNCQYKSFFVAFSGLTEQIKLDRYLQPHFRYYMREVRTVVYSQFLESYKSVTMEAMAAAFGVTVDFIDQELSRFIAAGKLHCKIDKVAGVLETNRPDERNAFYQATIKQGDFLLNRIQKLSRVIDL
- the LOC120707475 gene encoding protein HHL1, chloroplastic-like, whose product is MEVVGGVSLRPPSAQGPARIGQLSSVDVAGRLVLRAAPRRQPATARRALVVEARGGRSWSERQMLQQRRAPQLPKVEDDGNPRFVIFIRTANVYFWYPLNVITGGTTAKIMLAAKDNFLGKYIYKDTLARNLAAVIYKDEDEIIDTAKAQYRVLKTENEFRYGYKVVEKGNIRSALTTSNVIELPKKDELKTVVDKVKDFFGDVTAGAKESFAQITGTAETKEEEAEGKEEKFRSKRRKKQRKSSKQRLKTEK